In Acidobacteriota bacterium, the following proteins share a genomic window:
- a CDS encoding acetyl-CoA C-acetyltransferase: MREAVIIAAVRTPIGKFQGSLSALPAVELGACVVREVVRRAQIEPVRVDEVIMGNVVSAGLGQNPARQAALKGGLDPRVAAMTINKVCGSGLKAVALAAQGIATGNSDMVVAGGMESMSNCPYLVPGARQGLRQGDKTLVDSMVHDGLWDVYEDFHMGMTAELVAEKYQISRERQDRFALESHQRAIAAIKSGKLKEQIVPVAVPEKKGETREFSVDESPREDTTLEKLARLKPAFKQGGTVTAGNAPGTNDGAAATLVTSAETAQKLGKRPMARVVAQAVSGVEPRWVMMAPVDAIKSLLEKTGWKVGEVDLVELNEAFAVQAVAVIEQLGLDPQKTNVNGGAVALGHPIGASGTRILVDLLYEMERRDAHRGIAALCLGGGNAIALAVERETGHGRREA, translated from the coding sequence ATGCGAGAAGCGGTGATTATTGCCGCCGTCCGCACTCCGATTGGCAAGTTTCAAGGTTCTCTTTCCGCCCTTCCTGCGGTGGAGCTTGGCGCCTGCGTAGTGCGGGAAGTTGTGCGGCGGGCGCAAATTGAGCCGGTCCGCGTGGATGAAGTGATCATGGGCAACGTGGTCTCGGCGGGGTTGGGACAGAATCCTGCCCGCCAGGCGGCGCTCAAGGGCGGACTCGACCCGCGCGTGGCGGCGATGACCATCAACAAGGTGTGCGGGTCGGGGTTGAAGGCCGTGGCGCTGGCCGCGCAGGGCATCGCAACCGGCAACAGCGACATGGTAGTGGCGGGTGGAATGGAATCGATGAGCAACTGCCCGTATCTGGTGCCCGGCGCCCGGCAGGGCCTGCGGCAGGGCGACAAGACGCTGGTCGATTCCATGGTGCACGACGGCCTTTGGGACGTCTACGAAGATTTCCACATGGGCATGACCGCCGAACTGGTGGCGGAAAAATACCAGATCTCGCGCGAGCGGCAGGACCGGTTCGCGCTGGAGAGCCACCAGCGCGCCATCGCGGCCATCAAGAGCGGCAAACTGAAAGAACAGATTGTGCCCGTTGCCGTGCCCGAGAAAAAGGGTGAGACGCGGGAGTTTTCCGTCGATGAATCGCCGCGCGAAGATACTACGCTTGAAAAGCTGGCAAGGCTGAAGCCGGCTTTCAAGCAGGGCGGAACGGTGACGGCCGGCAACGCTCCCGGAACTAATGACGGCGCCGCCGCGACGCTGGTGACCTCGGCTGAAACCGCGCAGAAACTGGGGAAAAGGCCCATGGCGCGGGTTGTGGCGCAGGCGGTGAGCGGAGTGGAGCCGCGCTGGGTGATGATGGCCCCGGTGGACGCCATCAAGTCGCTGCTAGAAAAGACCGGCTGGAAAGTTGGAGAAGTTGACCTGGTGGAACTGAACGAGGCTTTTGCCGTGCAGGCGGTGGCCGTGATCGAGCAACTGGGACTGGACCCGCAGAAAACCAACGTGAACGGCGGCGCAGTGGCGCTGGGGCATCCTATCGGCGCATCGGGCACGCGCATCCTGGTGGATCTGCTCTATGAGATGGAACGCCGCGACGCGCACCGTGGAATTGCCGCGCTCTGCCTCGGCGGCGGCAACGCTATCGCGCTGGCGGTGGAAAGAGAAACGGGACATGGCCGGAGGGAGGCTTGA
- a CDS encoding NAD(P)-dependent oxidoreductase has translation MKVVLLGATGFVGSAILKEALDRGHTVTAIARDPEKLEKRDGLIPTKGDVYDTASLAGLLKHNDALISAFNPGWKNPKLYDDQVRGTRSIIEAAKKAGIKRVLWVGGAGGLQVKPGVRVVDDPALPDWVRPGSLATIDALDRLRKEPELEWTFLAPSAELTQGQRTGKFRLGGDQLLVDSAGNSRISVQDFAVAMIDELEHPLHLRQRFTAGY, from the coding sequence ATGAAGGTAGTTCTGTTAGGGGCAACCGGCTTCGTTGGCTCAGCAATCCTTAAAGAGGCCCTCGACCGAGGCCACACGGTGACCGCAATCGCGCGCGATCCGGAGAAACTCGAAAAACGTGACGGACTCATCCCAACGAAAGGCGACGTCTACGACACCGCGTCTCTTGCGGGGTTACTCAAGCACAACGACGCGCTGATCAGTGCTTTCAATCCCGGATGGAAGAACCCGAAGCTTTACGACGACCAGGTCCGCGGGACAAGGTCTATCATTGAGGCCGCCAAAAAGGCGGGCATCAAGCGGGTCCTCTGGGTAGGCGGGGCCGGCGGCCTTCAGGTCAAGCCGGGCGTGCGTGTGGTGGACGATCCCGCCCTGCCGGATTGGGTGAGGCCCGGCTCACTGGCGACCATCGATGCTCTCGATCGGTTACGAAAAGAACCGGAGCTTGAATGGACATTTCTTGCGCCGTCCGCCGAGCTGACGCAGGGGCAACGCACCGGAAAGTTCAGATTAGGGGGAGATCAGCTCCTGGTCGACTCTGCCGGCAACAGCAGGATTTCGGTGCAGGATTTTGCGGTGGCCATGATCGACGAACTGGAGCATCCGCTTCATCTTCGTCAGCGCTTCACAGCGGGATACTGA
- a CDS encoding 3-hydroxybutyryl-CoA dehydrogenase → MSVRLVGMVGAGTMGSGIAQVLVCSGYSVVLHDVAQELVRHAAEKISRGLARDAEKGRLTAGEKQQAESQLKTTVNLLDLAPADVVIEAVTEKFDVKAEVFRSLDAICRPDTLFASNTSSISITRLAGATRRAARFVGLHFFNPVPVMKLVEVVPGLDTAEETVAAAEQLATSLGKTPIRSRDFPGFVSNRLLMPMINEAVYAVMEGVAAPEGVDGVMKLGMNHPMGPLELADLIGLDVCLDIMKVLYDGFHDSKYRPCPLLERMVEAGRLGRKSGKGFYDYAKA, encoded by the coding sequence TTGAGCGTCCGCCTGGTTGGAATGGTGGGCGCGGGAACAATGGGCAGCGGGATTGCCCAGGTGCTGGTTTGCAGCGGGTATTCAGTGGTCCTGCACGACGTCGCGCAGGAATTGGTGCGGCACGCGGCGGAAAAGATTTCCCGCGGGCTCGCGCGCGACGCTGAGAAGGGCCGGCTGACAGCCGGGGAAAAGCAGCAGGCCGAAAGCCAGCTGAAGACCACCGTCAATCTGTTGGATCTGGCTCCAGCCGACGTCGTGATTGAGGCGGTCACGGAAAAGTTTGATGTTAAAGCGGAGGTGTTCCGCTCACTCGACGCGATCTGCCGCCCGGATACGCTTTTTGCCAGCAACACCTCTTCGATTTCCATTACGCGCCTGGCGGGCGCGACGCGGCGTGCGGCGCGGTTTGTGGGGTTACATTTCTTCAATCCCGTGCCGGTGATGAAACTGGTGGAGGTGGTGCCCGGGCTTGATACGGCGGAAGAGACTGTGGCGGCCGCGGAGCAGCTTGCAACCTCGTTGGGCAAGACGCCCATCCGCTCGAGGGATTTTCCGGGGTTTGTGTCAAACCGGCTGCTGATGCCTATGATCAATGAAGCAGTATATGCCGTGATGGAAGGCGTGGCCGCTCCGGAAGGGGTGGACGGAGTGATGAAGCTGGGCATGAACCATCCCATGGGGCCGCTCGAGCTTGCCGACCTGATCGGCCTGGATGTATGCCTGGACATTATGAAAGTGCTCTACGACGGGTTTCACGATTCAAAGTACAGGCCTTGCCCATTGCTTGAAAGAATGGTGGAAGCTGGGCGGCTGGGACGAAAATCGGGGAAGGGGTTCTACGATTACGCGAAGGCATAG
- a CDS encoding ester cyclase yields the protein MTPEQNLQLMQTLDDSWNAQDWKTFSKRHAKDCVVYWPNQPPTLGIVAHEQEGVEMFKTFPDNRVGNRPYKVMFAQGEWTCTIAEFTGTMKGPMKGADGKMISPTNKSFKVDFCTVAHWVNGEIVEENLFYDVIGLLKQIGLMKGQRSAWKWRRRNDVSELIPAIFFGHGNPINAVMTNGYTEAWRRCGTRAF from the coding sequence ATGACCCCAGAACAAAACTTGCAATTGATGCAGACGCTTGACGATTCCTGGAATGCGCAGGACTGGAAAACATTTAGCAAGCGTCACGCCAAGGACTGCGTCGTGTACTGGCCGAACCAGCCACCGACGCTTGGAATCGTGGCGCACGAGCAGGAGGGTGTTGAGATGTTCAAAACCTTCCCTGACAATCGCGTCGGCAATCGTCCATACAAGGTCATGTTCGCGCAGGGAGAGTGGACCTGCACCATCGCTGAATTCACCGGCACGATGAAAGGGCCTATGAAGGGAGCTGACGGTAAGATGATCTCTCCGACCAACAAAAGCTTCAAGGTGGATTTCTGCACCGTGGCCCACTGGGTGAATGGTGAGATTGTCGAGGAAAACTTGTTCTACGACGTCATCGGCCTTCTAAAACAGATTGGCCTGATGAAAGGTCAACGAAGCGCGTGGAAATGGCGCAGGAGGAACGATGTGTCAGAACTGATTCCCGCAATCTTCTTTGGACACGGCAATCCCATAAACGCCGTCATGACCAACGGATACACCGAAGCTTGGCGCCGCTGCGGGACGAGGGCATTCTGA